The following nucleotide sequence is from Roseivirga sp. BDSF3-8.
CACTTCTCCATACGGTATAAAGACCTCTCCCCCATCTTATCAGAAGCTAAAGAAGTATTTCGTGCCTCCCGTCTTGCCCTGGAAGGCGAGACCATTACCATAGATGACTAAATATGGCGAGCGATGCATCCTCTGGTACGGCTGATTCCGTACTCAATGACCCTGAACTGGTCAGAAAACGTAATAACCTGTTTATATTTCTGAGCGGTATTTTTCTCACCAATGCCATACTGGCCGAGCTTATAGGTACTAAAATATTTTCGCTGGAACGCTCACTGGGCTTTCCCCCGGCACGGTTAGAGGTTATCAGCGGCTATGAACTTAGCTTTGATCTTACCGCAGGCGTGGTTATATGGCCGGTAGTATTTATCACCACCGACATTATCAATGAATACTTCGGTAAGAAAGGAGTACGCAAAATCAGCTACCTTGCCGCTCTCTTCATCATCTATGCGTTTGTCATTATTTACTTTGTGACAGACCTGACCCCTGCTGAATTCTGGACAAATATTAACGCAACAGACCCGGCGGGCAACCCCTTTAATATTGATTATGCCTTTGGCGTCATATTCCGGCAGGGCATGGGCATTATTGCCGGATCCCTCATTGCCTTTCTTATTGGGCAGCTACTTGACGTATTCGTATTTCAGAAGCTACGACGAATTACCGGCAATAAAATGATCTGGCTGAGGGCCACAGGGAGCACATTGGTGAGTCAATTGGTAGACAGTTTTGTCGTATTATTTGTCGCATTTTACATTTTTGGCGCATGGCCTTTATCGCAGGTAGCCGCGGTAGGACTCAACAACTACTTCTATAAGTTTGCCATAGCCATAGCCCTTACGCCTTTACTTTACGTAGCACATTATTTGATAGACCGCTACCTGGGTGTGAAGAATGCCGAACGGGTAATGGAAGAGGCCAGCCGGGAAAGCAAAGGATTTTTCTAGTGCAATAAAGAACAATAGCCGTGTATCATGTTTCTTTGCTAAGCCTTACAAGGTTGTCACAGAGCACGGCAGTAGCGATAGCTACATTAAGCGATTCGGCTTGTCCCTGCCCGGGTATGGTGATGGGTTGAGATATAAAAGGATCGAGTTCATCCCGGATTCCGGTAGACTCGTTGCCCATAACCAGCCAGCCCGGCTTCAGCGCCTGTGCCTTGTGTATATCCTGGCCCTCCAGGTAGGCACCGTAAACCGGCACTGATACAGAGCCAAGCAGGTCAGGCAGAGAAGCATAAGCAGGCACTATACGGGAAAAAGAGCCCATAGTAGCTGCTATCGTTTTGGGGTTGAAGAAATCGGCACAGGTACGGCTGCAAATCACCGAGTGAAAGCCATACCAGTCGGCGATGCGGATAATAGTACCCAGGTTACCCGGGTTTCTGACATCGTCAAGAATCAGGCCCCAGCGACCTTCCGGCAGAAAAGCCGGTTTGCTGTCGGGCATACGTACTACGGCAAGTGCAGCTTCGTTGGTTTTAAAGGAACCCAATGAAGAAATTTCTGCCGGTGATGCCTCAAGTGGCTCTGCCACCTTTTTATTTACCATTGTCCCGTATTTTTCGATAAATTCGGGCGCGGCAACCAGTTTGTCGATATGCAGGTGTGACTGAAGGAGTTCTGCAACGCTTTTTTCTCCTTCCACAAGAAAGGCTTGGGCTTTTTGCCTGTATTTTTTTATTTGGAGCGATCGTATGAATTTAGCTGTACTTTTTGAAACCATGGTACCATCCCGCATAGCCACAAAAATAATGGTTCGGGTATTCTTTTGGGCATTCATCCCCCTCTTTTTGTCAGGATGCCTCGGTACCAAATATCTGGATGAAAACGAGGTACTGCTTCGTAAGCAACAGATCGAAGGCAATGAAGAGTTGAGCGCCACTACCATGGAGAGCTACTATCAGCAGGAAACCAACCGGCAGATACTTTTTTTTCCTGTATACCCCTATGTCTATCTGTACCACTGGGGCTTGAATAACTATGACAAAACGGAAATCCGGGCAGATAAGGAAGATAAGATGGTGGAGATCAATGCGAAGATCGAAGAAGCCAAAGCAGAAGATAAGGAAAATAAGGTAGAACGGCTGGAGCGTAAGAAGGAACGAAAGGAGGAAAAGTTTGACAAGAAACTTAGAGAAGGCAATATTCTGATGCGCTGGGGGGAACCTTTGGCCGTACTGGATACGGGTGCCGTAAGGACCACTACGGAGCAATTACGACTGCTTATGAGCAGCCGCGGCTACCTGAACTCAGAAGCAGATTTTAATATAGACGTAGAAGATAAAAAGGCCTATGTCACCTACAATGTCGAGGAAAAGACGGCGTGGACGATAGATACCTTCCAATTCAGAACCGACGATGAAGCGATCAGAGAATTAATATCCGGTACCCTGGAGGAAAGCCCTATCCAGCAGGGAGAGAACTACGAAACCCGTGACCTGGATGCAGAACGTCAGCGGGTGGATGAACTGCTTAAAAACAACGGTTTTTATGACTTCAGCCGCCAGTATCTGGTATTTAACGTAGACACCACGGTAGACGATCACAAGGCCTGGGTGGAAATGGTGGTGCAAAAACCCCGCAGTGGCACCCATAAACGCTATAAGCTGGACTCTGTCATCTTTGTAACAGATGCCA
It contains:
- a CDS encoding TrmH family RNA methyltransferase, with product MNAQKNTRTIIFVAMRDGTMVSKSTAKFIRSLQIKKYRQKAQAFLVEGEKSVAELLQSHLHIDKLVAAPEFIEKYGTMVNKKVAEPLEASPAEISSLGSFKTNEAALAVVRMPDSKPAFLPEGRWGLILDDVRNPGNLGTIIRIADWYGFHSVICSRTCADFFNPKTIAATMGSFSRIVPAYASLPDLLGSVSVPVYGAYLEGQDIHKAQALKPGWLVMGNESTGIRDELDPFISQPITIPGQGQAESLNVAIATAVLCDNLVRLSKET
- a CDS encoding queuosine precursor transporter; the protein is MASDASSGTADSVLNDPELVRKRNNLFIFLSGIFLTNAILAELIGTKIFSLERSLGFPPARLEVISGYELSFDLTAGVVIWPVVFITTDIINEYFGKKGVRKISYLAALFIIYAFVIIYFVTDLTPAEFWTNINATDPAGNPFNIDYAFGVIFRQGMGIIAGSLIAFLIGQLLDVFVFQKLRRITGNKMIWLRATGSTLVSQLVDSFVVLFVAFYIFGAWPLSQVAAVGLNNYFYKFAIAIALTPLLYVAHYLIDRYLGVKNAERVMEEASRESKGFF